DNA sequence from the Acidothermus cellulolyticus 11B genome:
CTTTCAATTGCCGTTGGCGGAACGGCATTTGTATTCCGAGAGCTATCTGCGTGACTCCCTGGCGGTGCGCCTCGGCGGGCGGGCCGCCGAGCTGGAAATTCTCGGCGAGGCATCGACCGGGGCGGTCAACGACTTGTCATCGGCGACCGAGCTGGCCCTCCGGATGGTGCGCGAGTACGGGCTCTCGCCGCGGCTTGGGCCGGTGAGTTATCCGGTGGGCGGTTCGATGTACCTGCCCGGCGGGCAGGAGTTGACGCCGCGGCCGTACGCCGAAGCCACCCAGCAACGGATCGACCAGGAGGTGGCGGATTTGCTCCGCGATGCCGAGGAGCGGGCACGGGACATCATTCGCCGAAATCGGCAGGCGGTCGACGAGCTTGCCTCGCTGCTGCTCGAACAGGAGTCGGTGGACGGGGCGGTGGTCTATCAGCTTGTCGGAAGGCCGGTCCCCACACCCGAGGAGCATCGCGAGGCTGCCGCCCGGCACGTGCGGCGGCCGGGAATAGCCGCGGCGACGGGTGCGTCTATGGCTGGTGGAAGCGAGCCGCGGACAGCGGCGAGCTCCGATGATCTGCTGTGAAGGGGGTGATCACTATGGCGGTGCTTGTTGACCCGATCCGCATTCTCGACGTCCTCGCCCGAGACGTCAGGAATCTTGTTGGCGACGGTCGGGCCGAGTGGTGGATGCCGATCGACCTGTACCGCGAAGGTGATCACTACGTCGTCGGCGTCGACCTTCCGGGCGTTGATCCCGGTTCGATCGATGTCCGGGTCAGCGCCGACACCCTCAGCATCCAAGCCGAGCGCCACGCGCCGTCCACTGATGGTGGAGCGTGGCTGATCGGCGAGCGACCGTACGGACGGTTCCGCCGGCAGATCACCCTTCCGGACGGCGTGGACGCCGACCGCGTCTCCGCCGGCTACCACGACGGCGTCCTCACAGTCCGGCTCCCGCTGACGGACGCCGCGAAGCCTCGGCGCATCGCGGTCCGCGAGGCCGAGGAGCGCCACGCGCTGGACGTTGCGGAGGCAGCGTGAGCGCCTAACTGGCGATCGCTCCAGCGCGGTCCGCCTCGGGAATTGGCGGGAGGACGGCGGGAACCCGCGGAGTTGCGGACAGTTGCAGGCGCATCGGTTTGTGCAACGGGCGGAGGACCGCCCGTTTTCCTTATGGCCGAGTTGTGGCCGAGATGGCCGAGTTGTGGCCGAGCGGCTCAGCCGGCTGGTCGAGATGGTCGCGTTATGGTCGAGCTGCTCAGCCGGCTGCGGCCTTCGCCGTGCCCGCCGGCGCGGCGGCGGATTCGGTGGACCCGCCTGACGTGCCTGCCGAACCGGATGAGCTCTTATCGGCAGCCTCTCTGGACTCGGATTTCGCTCCGTTCGCTGCAGCGCGGCTGTCGGTGCGGTAAAAACCGGAACCCTTGAAGACGACACCGACCGACGAGAAGACCTTGCGGAGCCGGCCCTGGCATGTCGGACACTCAGTCAGCGGTTCGTCGGTGAATTTCTGCACGACCTCGAGGCGCTCTCCACAGCTCGTACACACGTACTGGTAGGTGGGCACGATCGCCTCCTTAGCACTCGGTAGCTTCGATTGCTAATGATGCGACATCCCCGTGGTCACCGTCCACCCGGCTGCGGCCCGTTCCGTTCCGCCCGATCAGGACCCCTCCCGGAAGCCCCCGAGGAATCGGCGAAACACCCCGCCTTCCCGGCGGAGCGGCGGAGCCGCCGGCGGCGCGGACCGGCGTGGGCGGGCGATCGGCGTGTCGTAATCGGTCCGCGCAATGGCATCGACGACCTGGTCGTCGTCGAAATCCGCAGATCCAGGAATGACGGGGACGAAGCCGACGAGTACGCCGTCCCGCATGACCTCGGCCTCGAGGTCGGCTGTGCCATCGGTGTCCCACACGGCTTCCCGCCCGTCCGGCAGCGCGATACGGACACCAAATCGGTAGAGGTCCGCGCGTGCCAGATGAGCGTCGATGCCTCGATCTCTCAATTTGTCGACAATACGAAGAGCGCGATTCTCGTCCACCGCTCAAGATTAGCTGCCGTACGCCGCGTGGGTCGGGTCCGAACGCGTCCGCGCAAGACCGCTGAGGATCAAGCGACACGCCGTAAGCGTCAGGTGCCGCGATCGCCGTACCAGGCGGCCAGTTTCCCTCGGCGACTCACAGCTCGCAGCCGCCGCTCGGTCTCCGCGCGGGCGCGGGCCGTCGTGACAATAAGCAGGGAGTCGCCGCGTCGCAGCTGCGTCTCCGGGGTTGGCACGAAACTCTGGCCGTCACGGACGACGAGCGTGACGGCGGCGCCGCGTGGCAGCCGCAATTCGAAGACCTCGACGCCGTGCAGCCGTGAACCTTCCGGGATGCGCAGCTGCAGGACGTCGGCGTCCATCTCTTCCAGTGGGGCGGCTTCGACGTCCAAGTCCGTCGGTTCGGACGGCGCTACGACCCGGAGCAGCCGGGCTGCCGCGGGAAGCGTTGGTCCTTGCACGATCGTGTAAATCACAACGAGAACAAAGACCAGCGCGAGGATACGGTCGCTGGCCGGAACGCGTTGGGTGACGGGAATCGTGGCGAGCACGATCGGTACCGCGCCTCTCAGCCCTGCCCACGAGACGAAGGCCTGCTCACGCAGGTCGAGGAGGTCGATGGGAACCGTGCGCCGGCGCGGCTTATCAGCAAATCGAGGCTGGGTGTTGCTACGCCTGAGCGGAAGTGTGCGCCAGACGGCAGCTATGACGCGGAGCGTTCCGATCGATGCGACAACCGACGCCGGTCGGGCGAGCAGCAGCAGAGCGGCACCGATGATGAGGGCCGGCACGATTTCGCGGGGCAGGCCGCTTGGGGTGACGAGGAGTCCCAGGATGACGAAGACGGTGATCTGCGCCAGCCAGGCGACGCCTTCGGCGAAGCCCCGGGTCGCCGGCCGGTGCGGAAGCCGTGCATTGCCGAGGACGAGAGCGCCGACGTAAATCGCGAGGAAGCCGCTCGCCTGTGCGAGGGTCGCCAGCGCATAGCACGCCACGGCCGTGGCCAGGACCGCCAGCGGGTAAAGACCGGATGCCGGAAGCGCCAATCGGCGCAGCTGGAGGGCGGTCAGTCGCGCGATGAGCAATCCGATGCCCGCGCCGACGACGAGTTCGTAGCCGATGAGCCCGACGAGGGCCAGGGGGGCACGATCGGTGGACTCCGACAGGAGGGTCACGAGAAGGACTGCGGGGGCGTCGTTGAGTCCTGATTCGACCTCCAGCACACCGGCCAGTCGCCGGGGCAACCGGACCCGGCGCAACAGCGAGAACACGGCCGCTGCATCGGTCGGCGCGAGGATTGCCCCGACCAGCAGGTCGAGGCGCCATGAACCGCCGAAGACGACGTGAACGGCAGCCGCCGTGCCCGCCGTGCTGACGAGCACCCCGACGGTTGCGAGCGCGAGCCCCGCCGGCACGTACTGGCGGACGTCGTCCCAGCGCGTGGTGAGGCCACCTTCGGCGAGGATCAGGGCCAGCGCGGTAAGGCCGACGTTACGGGCGAGTTGAGCGTCGTCGAACCGGATGAGGGCCTGCAGGGCCAGGCCGATCGCGAGGTATGCGAGGAGCGCCGGGATGCCTACCCGGCTGGTGAACCGTACGGCGAGGATCGCGGTCAGCAGGACAACGGCACCGACGAGCAGCCCGAGTTCGATGGAGTGCGTCACGGGCTGCTCCCGGCACGGAACCGGTGGGCGCGTGACGGGGTGAGAGCGGCGTCCACCCGTTGATCATGGTCAGCCTCGGGTAACGACGGCACGAGCTCGTCGTCATAAATCACGGCGACCGTGAGGCTGCCGGGGCTTCGGCGCCGAAGCGCCCGGTCATAACCGCCGCCGCCTCGGCCGAGCCGCACACCAGTGGGGTCCACCGCGAGCGCCGGGACGACGATCAGGTCTGCCGTCGAGACGGCTTCGACGCCGAGCGCGCGGGGCTGGGTTGGGATGAGCGTGCCGCGGAGCCCCGGCTCGGTCGGATCGGCCGGATGGTAGGGCGTCCAGTCGAGATCACCGTCGTCGCGAAGGATCGGCACGATGAGCCGGCAACCGCGGTCGGCCAGGACGGCGATGAGCTGGTCAGTCGGCGGCTCGGTTCCGATCGCAAGGTAGACAGCGGCGACCG
Encoded proteins:
- a CDS encoding Hsp20/alpha crystallin family protein, producing the protein MAVLVDPIRILDVLARDVRNLVGDGRAEWWMPIDLYREGDHYVVGVDLPGVDPGSIDVRVSADTLSIQAERHAPSTDGGAWLIGERPYGRFRRQITLPDGVDADRVSAGYHDGVLTVRLPLTDAAKPRRIAVREAEERHALDVAEAA
- a CDS encoding FmdB family zinc ribbon protein → MPTYQYVCTSCGERLEVVQKFTDEPLTECPTCQGRLRKVFSSVGVVFKGSGFYRTDSRAAANGAKSESREAADKSSSGSAGTSGGSTESAAAPAGTAKAAAG
- a CDS encoding 5-formyltetrahydrofolate cyclo-ligase, translated to MTTPDAIAAAKAGLRRTLLAARAQRTPAARREAGRRIAAAAADLLGDWSPAVAAVYLAIGTEPPTDQLIAVLADRGCRLIVPILRDDGDLDWTPYHPADPTEPGLRGTLIPTQPRALGVEAVSTADLIVVPALAVDPTGVRLGRGGGGYDRALRRRSPGSLTVAVIYDDELVPSLPEADHDQRVDAALTPSRAHRFRAGSSP
- a CDS encoding potassium/proton antiporter, which gives rise to MTHSIELGLLVGAVVLLTAILAVRFTSRVGIPALLAYLAIGLALQALIRFDDAQLARNVGLTALALILAEGGLTTRWDDVRQYVPAGLALATVGVLVSTAGTAAAVHVVFGGSWRLDLLVGAILAPTDAAAVFSLLRRVRLPRRLAGVLEVESGLNDAPAVLLVTLLSESTDRAPLALVGLIGYELVVGAGIGLLIARLTALQLRRLALPASGLYPLAVLATAVACYALATLAQASGFLAIYVGALVLGNARLPHRPATRGFAEGVAWLAQITVFVILGLLVTPSGLPREIVPALIIGAALLLLARPASVVASIGTLRVIAAVWRTLPLRRSNTQPRFADKPRRRTVPIDLLDLREQAFVSWAGLRGAVPIVLATIPVTQRVPASDRILALVFVLVVIYTIVQGPTLPAAARLLRVVAPSEPTDLDVEAAPLEEMDADVLQLRIPEGSRLHGVEVFELRLPRGAAVTLVVRDGQSFVPTPETQLRRGDSLLIVTTARARAETERRLRAVSRRGKLAAWYGDRGT